A single Cicer arietinum cultivar CDC Frontier isolate Library 1 unplaced genomic scaffold, Cicar.CDCFrontier_v2.0 Ca_scaffold_5225_v2.0, whole genome shotgun sequence DNA region contains:
- the LOC101492085 gene encoding uncharacterized protein, translated as MENSGCYLHGASGNTKEENLIQSEDVQLSNYEDSQASLYLKKDGSDKGVLSPNASSYASSSHILAKSHEKMGSPRDSAEGLAYGKANGETKYLNSRGASYGSDSVRGVAASRGSGLSPSSSVGSLSSEKLSLNPNAKEFKLNPNAKSFIPSPARPPTPVSDSSFYFPTTVNTVPNMLGVPMTIEVSHSEHLLNI; from the exons ATGGAGAACTCGGGTTGCTATCTACATGGAGCCAGTGGTAACACCAAGGAAGAAAATCTTATA CAAAGTGAGGATGTTCAACTGTCAAATTATGAGG ATTCACAGGCATCACTCTACTTGAAGAAAGATGGCTCTGATAAAGGGGTGTTATCTCCTAATGCCAGCTCCTATGCCTCATCATCTCATATATTAGCAAAATCTCATGAGAAGATGGGATCACCAAGGGATTCGGCTGAGggtttagcatatggaaaagcTAATGGGGAAACAAAGTATTTAAATTCACGTGGGGCATCATATGGGTCAGATTCTGTGAGAGGTGTGGCGGCATCTCGTGGTTCTGGTTTATCTCCAAGTTCGTCAGTTGGTTCATTGTCTTCTGAAAAATTGTCTTTGAATCCCAATGCAAAG GAATTCAAGCTCAACCCTAATGCAAAGAGTTTTATTCCATCACCTGCTCGGCCTCCCACTCCAGTGTCTGATAGTTCCTTCTATTTTCCAACTACTGTAAATACTGTACCAAATATGCTTGGCGTACCCATGACTATTGAGGTAAGTCATTCAGAGCATTTATTGAATATATAG